The genome window TCTTTAAGGCAAAATTCATGCGTTCTTCTATCATTTTGGTTTCTCTCCATGGCATCACCCTTTCTGGCCGAAAGTGTTACCCATGTCCTGAACCTTTTTTGGTACCTATGTCCTGAACCTGTACCCCCTTTCGGAGTTGTTTGTTGAAGGTAGTTGGGGACAACTTGAGCTCCTCCTCTGCTCGCAGGGGAGGTGGCTGCGCTTGACGCAGACGGAGGGGTTTACGCTGGGCGAAGTTTCGTGAGTCGTTCGTTGCCGGCTGTTGCAGGACGACGAACCACCCCGTCTGCCGCTGTCGCGTCATCCACCCCTCCTTCGCCAAGGAGGGGAACTTTTTCTTGGCGATGCGAGAAGTGGGATACGGGTGGGAGAGACGGGGGCCTGCCTTGAAAATCATTCAAATTTGTGCCTTGCCTGCTGTACCTGGCGTTTACGCAGATGCCGCATCCCGCATCCCGCATCCCGCATCCCGCATCCCGCATCCCGCATCCCGCATCCCGCCAAGGTATGCCTTGATTCCGGATCGGCAACGCGCATGCTCTGGAAAACCTGCCACTAACCATGCAAAGCAAAACCCGCACATTCCTGATTGTCGGTGTCGATCTGCTCTTGTTGTTCGTCCTCCTGCCATTGGTGGTTTGGGTGCGTTTGGAATTTGAGGACTTACAGGAAGCCCTGGTTTTTCAGTCGGAGACGGTTCCGGCGGAGGGGGCGGCAGCTGCGGACCTGGAAGACCGCGGACCAGAAGTGCCGCAACCGGACCGCATCGAGGCGCCTGACTTGCCTGGGCCATCGGGCACAGTCCTGCAGGTTGTGCCGGAGGATCCGTTTGTTGCGGAAGCGCGGCGTCGTGCCATGGAGGATCCGGAGGCGGCCATGCTCTGGCTGCAGGAACAGGTCGAGGGGCAAGCCCGCTTGCGTGGGATGATGGAAGTTGTCGCGGTTTGGGCGGCCCGGGAGCCGGACAATGCCATGCTCTGGCTGGAATCCAATGCGCAGGGAATGGCACGTATGGAGACCCTGTACAGCGGCATGGAATTCTGGAGCAAGGAAGACCCGATTTCGGCGGCTCAGTGGGTTGAGGGCATGGCCAATGATGCCAGCAAGGTGACCGCAACCAAGGCGCTGATGGCAAACTGGGTGAAGCGGTATCCGGAGGAAGCCAGCAGCTGGCTGGGACGGCAGCAGCCTGGGGTCTTGCGGGATGAGGCCGCCAAATCCATGGTGCTGTCGTGGGCGGAGGTGGATCCGCAGGCGGCTTCGGGCTGGGCACTCTCAGAGGCGAGGCTGACTGGGAACCGGGATCTGATTCATTCGGTGGTGGCCGCGTATGCCACGGACGATCCGAAAGCGGCCGAAGCGTACGTTCGTGAAGTCAATGCGCAGATGGAAGTGCCGGGCCTGGTGACCAGTTACCTGCGCAGTCTGGCGGAAGCGGAGCCGATGCGCGCGGCACGTTGGCTCGGCAGTCTTCCCTCGGACGATCCTTTGTCTTCACCCGAGAATGCCCGTGTCTTGATGGAGGAGTGGAGCCGGACGGATTCGGTGACCGCGTCGCAGTGGCTCAGTGAGAAAGCCGATGGCCCTGAAAAGGATGCGGCCATTCTCGGCTTTGCGACGACCATGCTGGACTATGATCCGGAAACCGTTGCGGCTTGGACGAATACGATCTCGGATCCGAACCTGCGTATGGATGCGCTGGTCGACACGATTGACGAATGGGCCCGGTCGCAGCCGCATCAGGCACTCAAATGGGTACAGTCAGCCCGGATGGAGTCGGATCTGCGGGACGCGCTGGCGCGGCGGATCGGTTGGGACTAAAGTTGGGGGGCCTCAATGAAATCGCATCGGTCCATTCATTCTAGCGGGTTTTCATGGAGACGCATTTGATGAAGGGACGGGCTTCTGCACGTCCGCTGCAGAGTCGCCAGGCCTTGTCGAAATCGCTGTCGCGCTTTCGCTACAGGAGTGAGAGTTGATCCCCTATCTCGTCACACTTGCCGCTGCTTCTTCTTGCGCAGGCTGCTTTTGAGGCGGTGAATGCTCAGGGCAAAGCCGGTGTAAACCAGCACGATGCCGGCGACACAGCCGAGGAAGGCGATGATCTTGCCGGGGAGCAGGCCCGCCTCTCCGGTGTGGATCCAGCGGAAGGAACTGCGGATCTTTTGTTTCAGGCTGAGTTCGCGTGGCGTGCGCTCGGCTTCAATCTCGCCGCTCTGGGGGTGGATGATCAATTCGGACGGCCGATTGAAGGGAAACCAAAGACCGGATTCCTGCACCAGCACCACTGCGGGGTCGGGGGCCGGCGGGCCGCGACGCTTGCCTGATGGCTGCCCCTCTGCGGTGGAAATCGACATCTGGATCGAGTCCCATGCTTGCGGCCAGGCGGCCGCAATCTGAAAGCGCTCTTCCAAGCTCAGGTCCGGTCCGCTTACCGTCTCACTTCTTGCTTCCGCCTGAAGAGCCTGCCCCGGACGCGGAGGGCTTTGCCCGAACAATGCGTCCGCCGTGTTCCGCGCCCAGTCGTAGTGGAACATCGCCGCGGTGAAAGCCATCAGGACGATGGGCAGGAGTGCCCAGAAACCGAATACATTGTGCCAGTTGAAATTGCGGGCTTTGGCTTGGGAGAAGGATTTGAAGAAAAGGACGAGTTTGAACTGCTTCCAACGCCACTGTCGGGGGAACCAGAGATAAAGCCCACTCAGGGCGAGGAAGAGAAAGACGGCATTCGAGATTCCGTTTATGTTCTTGCCGAGGCCACGGGCATCACCTTCCAGGGCGAGCCAGCGGTGAAGCATGAGGTTCAGATGAAAGAACTTACGGAGTCCCACGGCGGTGCCTTCCCTGAACGCCCCGGTGTAGGGGTCGAGGTAGCGGAACTCGCCTCGGCCGGCTTGGATGATCCACGCCTCATCCTCAGCCGAAGGGATTTCGACCTGGCTGAACGGTAGTTCCGGGGCGGCTGCTTTTGCGCCGGCAACGAGCTCGTCGACGCTGAGGCGTTCCCGGGTTCCATGATCCTCCACTTGGATGGCATCGGCTTCCGCCCAGTTGAGTATTTCCGTCTGAAAGGCAAGGATCGCACCGGTCAGACACATGAGTGCGATCAATACGCCGGCGGCCAGGCCGAGGCAAAGGTGTGCCCAGAACAGGATTTTTCGGAAGAGTTTCATGATGATTTTGCACTCAGAAAAGCGCTTGTGTCCATATTTGGCCACAAGCGCTCTTCGTCAACGGGACTGGATCGTTTCTAGAATTGATAGCTGAAGCTGAGGCCGATTTCACGCCCGGTCGCCGCGTAGCCGTTTTGATACGCGAAGGTGGCCTGGTCGTAGTAATGACGGTCGAAGAGATTACTGACAGTCAGGTTGAGCGTCAGCCCGTCGATCGCAGCAGGGCTCCAGCGAACAAAGGCATCATGCACCGCGTAGGGTTTCTTCTCGCTCACGCTGCGGCCGGAATCGGAGGTCACGCTTTCGACATAGTAGAGGTTCCAGCCGGCGCTCAGGTTGAGATTTTCAAATTTGTATTCGGCATTGGCGGTCCAGGCGCGTCCCGTGTAGTTGTTCATCAGGCTCGACTGGTCCGTTGTGCTGCCTTCGTAGGTTTCCACTTCAGGTGTGGTATCGATGACGCCGGCACGAAGTTGCAAATTCCCGAATTGGGCGCCGGCGAAGATTTCGTAGCCTTTGCTCTTGAACTTACCGATGTTGCTGCGCCAACCGGTGCTGCGGTTGTAGGACGGATTGATCACATCGTCGATCTCAAGCTGGAAGACATTGGCGCCCAGGTAGAAGTTCTGGAAGTTGTATTCAAAGCCGAATTCGATGTTCTCGGACTCTTCCGCTTTCATGTCCGGATCCTGCACCATGCTGTCGAAGAAAGCCTGTCCCGGATAGGCGCCCCGCATCGCCTGGGCATAGGTGGCATGCAGTTCCAAGCCGTCGACAGGGCGGAGGATGACGGTGCCGTTGGGACTAAAGCCATCATTGTCGACATCCACGCCGAAGCGGTCTTCCAACTGGTAGCGGTCATAGCGGGCCCCGGCCGACAGTGTCAGGATCGAAGTCACGTCCCACTCCGCCTGTGTATAGAAGCCGAGCACCTTACCGGTATCCTTGCCCCCGATCTTGGTGGTCTTGTGGGTGTCGACCCGGTAGTCGCTACCGTAAGTCCATTCGATGTCTCCGAGCAGGCTCGTATTTCTCAGGTCAAGGCCGATGGATTGGATCGAGCTGTCGATGTCGTCGCCGGTCAAGCTGCGCTCGGTGAAATAGACCGTCGATTCGATGTCCACCCAGTCGTTGTTCAAGGGGTTGATGTCGTATTGGACCGTCGCGGTATTACGCTCCTGGTAATTGTTTTGATCGGATGGGTCTTCGGGAGCGATGTTGATACGATTCCCTCCCTTGCCTTGGTCTTCCAGATATTCATAGCTGAGCTTCAGAGTCTGCGCATCCGTGAGCTGGCCCGCAATTTTTGCAAAGGCGCTGCGGCGCTCGTACTCGCTGTCGATCACTTCATTGCCGTCGCCGTCCTCGTAATTGCCGAAGTCGGAATAACCGATGGACGCCAGATAACTCCAGTTCTCGCTGATCAGCCCATAACCGGAAGCGCTCAGCTTGTAGCCGCCTTCTCCGCTGGAGAAATAGCTGGCCTTGAGCAGCGCCCCAATGGTTTCGCCTTCACGAAGCATGTCAAAGCCGTCCTTGGTTTCATAGGAGAGCGCACCGGCCAGCGCACCCGGACCATTGAGTGCACTGCCGGTTCCGGCGCTGACTTCGACGGACTTGAGCAGTTCCGGTTCGATGTTGCCGCCGCTGCCCGCATGGTAGAATATGGCCCCGCTTTGGGGGGCGCCGTCGATCGTGACGCTGGCCTGGGTTGTCTGGATTCCGCGGATGAAGATATCCTGGGTTTGGGGGCGGCCCCCCGCCGCGTGGACACTGAGGGTCGTTTTGAATACATCCTCAAGGTCGTTGGCCGACCATTGCTGCAGCTCGATCGCATCGACGGTGTTGGCGTCTTCGGCCGTGAATTCAGGGGGTTCGGCTTTTTGGCCCGTGAGTGCGGTTTCCTGCAGTTCCGCCACGGCAGTCGAAGTCTCGTCGGCTGCGCCCAGGCTTGCGCCGAGCACGAGTCCGCCGAAGACAGTATAAATGATTCTTGTGTGAGTTAAGTTTTGCATAATCCAAATTGATGAGCCGGAAGCATATCAATTTTGGATTCCCGATTTCTGCCCCGATCGGGAGGAAAAATGCTCCGTCCGGTTGGGGCTCTGGATGTCGTTTCACACCTCACCACCTCGAAAGCCTGTAGCCGAATTGGTAACAATTTGGATGCTTTGGGGCAGGCTTTCCGCCTCGGAGGCGTCTGTATTTTAGGCGGACTCCATCAGCACGCGCTCAACCGGAGCGGTGGTGATCTTGCCGAGGAGGGATTCCGCGAGTTCGAAGCCGCCGTTGAGGGCGGTTACGATCCGCGCATGGGCACAGGCATGGATGCTGTAGCTGCGTCCATGGGAAAGGTTTCGTTGATTCAGCGCGCAGATGACTGCGGGGACACTGGGATTGAAGGCTGCGCTTTCCGCGGCACGGCCGACAAAGACTTGGCCGTTATCGCCTTCAATGATGAAGCCTTCGGCGGCGTGTGTATAGGGTGTGTAGCTGCGTTGTGCTGCATTGAGCGCACGCTGGCAAATATTGCTTTGGATCGGATGGATGCTTTGGAGCGAGGCCGGGGGCGGGTTCAGGAGGTCGTGGGGCTCGGGTTGGAGAGCATTGAAGGCATCGGGCAGGAGTTCCGGGAGCGGCACCTGCCGGTCCTTATAGCTGATCACGAGTTGGCCGGCATTGCCCAGTTCGCAAAGGAACTGGCGGCAGTGTCCACAGGGAACCTCGGACACGCTGAGCCGGGAAATCAAGGTTTCGCCGTGTATCCATGCATTTAATACGGCGGATTGTTCCGCGTGCAGGCTGTTGCCCAAAGAAGCTCCGGTAAACTCCATATTCGCTCCGAGGTACAGGCGGCCGCTGGTTCCTTGGGCGACGGCGCCGACCCGGAATCCTGAGATCGGGCAGACCGCGAAAGACTTGGCCAAGGGGAGCAATGTGGCGCCGAGCGATGCGGGGTCGCCGGGCAAATCCTTGAGGCAGCCGCTGAATGCGCCGTTCTCGACCTGGGCTAGGACTGCCGCCTTTAACTCCGGACTGGCATGCTCGAGCATGGGGGCCAGGTCGATTTGTGGAACGGGGAGCATGCTTATTTGATAAACTCGATACTGTACGGGTAGCTGTAGTGCTTGCCATCATTGGCGTGAAGGCCGCCGATGACGGTCAGTACGGTCACAGCAATCATGAGGCCAAATAGGAGGAGGACGAGGAAGGGCAGGTAGAGCAGTCCGATGAAGGGGATCAGGGCCATCGGGATCGCGCAGATGAAACCGCCTGCGGTCAGGATGGCCATGGCCAGGGTTGCGGTGATTTGGAAATTGAGCGAGTTCTTCCCGCAGCGGTCGACGAAAGGGTCCTGGTCTTTCTTGATCAGCCAGATGATCAAGGGGCCGACGATATTGCCGAAAGGCACCCCGATTAGGCCGGAGAGTGCGAGCAGATGGCAAAGCATGCCCGATGTGCGGTCGGGCTCGGGGGTTGAGTTGCCTTCCGCCCCATTCGGGCTGTGGGCGGGCGGCTGTGGCGGGACTTCATCCATGGCTCCAATGTCTAACGGCTTGTTCCGGAAAATGCAAGCGGCCGGGTTGGCCGGTGGTCGCGCAGTCCGTGCTGAATCACGCTTGCCAGTTGGCGCCAAGCCTCTTTGTTTGCCCCTCATGGCTTCATCCAATCAGTCCAATTTCCTGACCTACACCAGTGCACGTGCCATCGCCGACGAATTCGGTGCTCCGGTCTATGTGTATGACGAGGCGACCCTGCGCGCGAACGCGGAGGCGGTGTTGGCCTTCCCGAACGCCTATGGCTTGACCGCGCGCTATGCCATGAAGGCCTGCCCGAATGCCGCGGTTCTGAAGCTCTTTACCGGTATGGGCCTCCACATCGATGCGAGTTCCGGTCACGAGGTGCGGCGTGCGATCGCCGCGGGGGTGGCTCCTGAGAAGATCAGCCTGAGCGCGCAGGAAGTGCCTGTGGATCTGGGAGATCTCCTTGGCTTGGGGATCCAGTTTAATGCCTGCTCGCTGCAACAGCTCGAGCGTTACGGGCAGTTGCGCCCGGGCACCGAGGTGGGGGTGCGCTTGAATCCGGGGGCGGGTTCCGGAGGCAACAACCGTACGAATGTGGGCGGGCCGTCCTCGAGTTTCGGCATCTGGCATGAGTTTGTGCCCCAGGTGAAGGAACTGGTCGCGAAGTACGACTTGAAGCTGATCCGTATCCACACCCATATTGGATCCGGAAGTGACCCCGATGTCTGGCTCAAGGTTTCACAGATGAATTTTAGCCTCGTGGCGCAGTTCCCGGATGTGCGTATCCTCAATGTCGGGGGTGGTTACAAGGTGGGTCGCATGCCCGACGAGAAGACCACGGACCTGCAGGTCATCGGGCAGCCGATGAAGGAAAAGTTCGAGGCCTTCGCCGCGGAGACCGGTCGTGAGATCCGCATGGAGGTCGAACCCGGCACTTATCTGGTGGCCAATGCGGGTGCCTTACTCGCCGAGGTCCACGATGTTGTTTCGACCGGTGAGGACGGCTATGATTTCATCAAGCTGAATACGGGGATGACCGAGTTGCTGCGGCCTTCGATTTACGGCGCCCAGCACCCGATACACCTCCTGCAGGCGGCGCCTGCCGCCGCGCAAAAGGATTATGTGGTGGTGGGGCATTGCTGCGAGTCGGGCGACATCCTGACTCCGGCTCCGGGGGATCCGGAGTTGTTGGCCACGCGTTCCCTGCCTCTGGCTTCGACCGGCGACCTCTGTGTGATCGACGGTGCCGGCGCCTACGCTGCGGCCATGACGCCGAAGCACTATAATTCCTATCCGGAGGCGGCCGAAGTGCTTCTCACGGTGGAGGGGGCTCCGAAGTTGATCCGTCGCCGCCAGAAGCTGGAGGATATTTGGGCCAACGAAGTTCCGGTCGCGTAGCGGCTGCTGCCTGTCACCGGGCGTCGAAATGGCGGCCGGGACAGCCGCCGCTAACTGAGTGATGCCTTAGGCGTTGGCGAAGGCTTGGTTGAGCTTGCCGGAGACAAAGCCTTCGCGGTCGATCTCCGCCTTTTCAAAACCGATTTCCGCCAGGGCTGCTTGCATGCGGTCGAGGATCGCCTCAAGCTGCGCGAGCTCCTTGCGGGGGACCTCGACACGTGCGGTTTCCCCGTAGTGGCGCACGCGGTTGATCGGGAAGCCGGCCTCCTTGAGCCAGGCTTCGGCCTTTTCAATCTGACGCAGTTTTTCGACGGTGACCCGTTGCCCGTAGGGAATGCGTGAGGCCAAACAGGGGCTGGCCGGCTTATCCCAACAGGAAAGTTTGAAATGTGCGGCCACAGCGCGCACCATTTCCTTGCTCATCCGGCATTCGGCGAGCGGGCAGCGCACGGCATGTTCACTGGCGGCTTCCAGACCCGGGCGGTAGTCGTAGGTGTCGTCGGCATTCGCGCCGCTTAAAACCCACCAGTCCGGATATTTGTGCCGCATCCGGTCGAGTTCTCCGTAAAGGGCGTCTTTGCAATAGTAGCAACGGTTGGCCGGATTTGTGAAATAGTTCGGGTCTTCGATTTCGCCCGAAACGATTACCTCCAGAGGCATGTCGTTGGCCTGGGCAAAACCGCGGGCGGCCTCGAGTTCGGACATTTTGAGGCTGGGGGAGGCCGAGATGACTGCAAGGCTCCGGTCCGGGCCCAAAAAATGCCGGGCGAGAAAGGCCACCAGAGAGCTGTCCACCCCGCCTGAAAAGGCGGTGATGGCACCGTCGCAACGGGCGAACCAGCGCTCCAGACGCGCAATGCATTCCAAGACCTCGTTGCTATTCGACATAGGGTGAATCCTACGCTTGTGCTGCGTGCTGTCAATGGGAGTCCTTCGATACGCCAAGCTTCCCCGCTGGGTTCGCTTACATCCCCGCCCTACGCAAAAGGAAATACGATTTCCGCCTTGCGGGGCGGGGAGCGGGGGGCAAGATGCGGGTTTGAATGGATGCAGTGACCGGCACGACCACGCTTCTCAGTTCCGCGGTGTTGATTGGGGTGACTCACACCCTGATGGGACCCGACCACTATTTGCCCTTTGTCGCTTTGGGCAAAGCCCGCAGTTGGTCTGTGCGACGTACTTTGTTCCTGACCTTTCTTTGTGGTTTGGGGCATGTGGCCGCATCCGTCCTGATCGGTTGTGTGGGCGCCATGGCCGGCTGGTCTCTCGGGAGCCTGGAGTCCCTCGAATCGGCGCGTGGCGAAATGGCTGCCTGGCTGCTCATTATTTTCGGTCTCTTCTATCTGGTCTGGGCCCTGCGACGCTTCGTCTCCGGGGATGTCGGGCATAGCCATGTGCATGCGGACGGCAGCTGCCATGCCCATACTCCCGGGAGATCCGTGCCAATGGCGAACCTGACCGGGTGGAGCCTTTTTGTCGTGTTCGTTTTCGGTCCCTGTGAGGCGCTGATCCCACTCCTGCTCTATCCTTCCCTCGCGCATCATTTCAGCCTGAGTGTCGCAGTGATCGGACTGTTTGCAGTCGCGACAATTTCGACTATGTTGTGTGTCGTGTGGATGATGCTGCGCGGAATCAGTTTTTTCAAGGCGGAGCGCTATGGACGCTACAGTCATGTGGTGGCCGGCGCTGTCGTTCTAAGCTGTGGCGCGGCGATCCATGTGGGACTTTAAAACATGCGACTACTTTATTATAACTGTGTGGCCGGGATCTGCGGCGATATGAATCTCGGAGCGATGCTCGATCTCGGGGTGAATCCCCAGGATCTCGTGCGGGAGCTGGAGCGTCTTCCACTGGAAGGCTGGCAGCTTCATAGCGAGCAGGACGTGCGTTCGGGTATCAGCGGGACCCGGTGTGATGTGATCCTCGAATCGGATGCCGTCGAAAGGCAGCAACCACATTCGCACGATCATCATTCGCACGTCCCTACGCATGCTCATGAGCACAGCAATGGGGAGCACGGTCATGGGGCACACGGCCATCAACACGCCGCGCACCGGACCTTTCGCGAGATCCGAGAGATGATCGAGGGCTCCGGCCTGCACCCGAAGGTGAAGGCCGATGCGATCGCGATTTTCCAGTCGCTGGCGGAAGCCGAGGGGGCTGTGCACAACAAGCCGGCGGATGCGGTGCATTTTCATGAAGTTGGCGCGGTCGATTCCATTCTCGATATAGTCGGTGCCGCGGTCTGCTGGCATTTGCTTGAGGTTGATGCGATTGCATCTTCGGCCGTCGAGCTCGGCGGGGGCACGGTACAGTGTGCGCACGGCCGAATGCCGGTTCCCGCGCCCGCAACGGCACGCCTGCTGGAAGGCGTTCCGGTTCGCGTCAACGGCACCAACAAGGAGGCCACCACGCCCACGGGTGCCGCCATCCTGATGGGCAAGCAGTGCCGCTTCGAGACGGTCCTCAGCGGCCGTCAGCTGAAAGCGGGCACGGGGATCGGGCAGCGCAAGGATCCGAATCTTCCGAATGTCTTGCATGTGGCCTTACTGGATGTGGCTGCGGCCAGCCCGCTTGCGGATTCACAGGTGTGGGAAGTTGCGGTCAATCTTGACGACATGATGCCCGAGCACGTGGCATTCCTCTGCGAGCAGTTGCTGGATGCCGGCGCCCTGGATGTCTGGCAAACGGCGGCTACGTTCAAGAAGGGGCGCCTCGGTGTCGTGGTATCGGCGCTGGCCGGCGAGGGGGCGCTGCCGGCGGTGGAAGCCGCCTTTATGAAGCACAGTCGCAGCCTTGGGTTGCGGCGCTGCAAGTGGGAGCGGGTGACGCTGCCGCGCAGTATCGAAACGGTGGATACGACACTGGGGCCGGTGCGCCTTAAAATAGCCCGGGACGCGGAGGGCCGTATTTGCCGCCGCAAGCCGGAGTATGAAGACTGCAAGGCCCTTGCCTTGAAGCACGACATGTCCCTGCGTGAGGTGCAGCGAATCATCGAGGAGGTATTGGCGCTCGGGCCGGATCGCAAATGAGTCCCGAGGAAATCCTGAAAGCGGTGCGAGACGGGCAACTGACGGTGGAAGCCGCGGCCGAGGCGCTGCGGCGCGGTCGCTTTGCAGACCTCGGGCACAGCCGTGTGGACCTGGACCGTGCACGGCGCAAGGGAACATCGGAGGTGGTCTTTGGTGAAGGCAAGACCGCGGAGCAGGTGGCTTCGATCGCCCGGACATTGTTGGATCATCAACAGAACGTGCTCGTTACCCGGTTGAGCCGTGAAAAAGCCGAGCCCTTGCTGCAGGCCTTTCCCCATTCGGAGTACCACGAATTGTCCCGCATTTTTATGATTCGCCCTTACCCGCTGGAAGCGGTGGAAAGCCGAATCGCGGTCGCCTGTGCCGGGACTTCGGACTTTCCGGTCGCCGAGGAGGCAAGGCTGACGGCCGAGTTCTTCGGCAACAGCGTCGATACGCTGTACGATGCCGGGGTGGCCGGCTTGCACCGTTTGATGGCGGACTTGGATGTGCTTCTGGAGGCGAAGGTGGTGATTGTTGTCGCCGGAATGGAAGGCGCCTTGCCTAGCGTGGTGGGTGGATTGGTCCAGGCTCCGGTGATCGCTGTGCCTACGAGCGTTGGTTATGGCGCCAGCTTCGGCGGGGTGGCGGCGCTTCTCGGCATGTTGAATTCCTGTGCCTCGGGCGTGAGTGTGGTGAATATAGATAACGGTTTTGGGGCAGGTTATCTTGCCAACACCATCAACCGTCTCTAAACCATCCTGCATGCAAAGTTCTCTTGTCGCGACCCTGCGGCGTTCCAAGCTGGGGCCGTTTGCTCTGGCCATACTGATTCAGGTCGGCCTGCTCTTTTCGGCGGTCTTCGTGGTGGTGCTTGTTCCGGAGCTCAAAGAAGACCCCGAGTTTGTCGCCCGCAAGAAAATCTACCTCCCGCAGAAAGAACTCGAACACAAGGTGGCACTGGCTGAGTTTCAGAACGCGGCGAGCTCGCCGCTTATGATGGAGCGGATCCAGACCGCGGCACTCCTGCCGGATACCATGCCTTCGCTGCCCGACCTGCCGCGCAGTGAGTTCAATCCGATTGAGCGGAACCCCGCCGCACTCCAGTCGGATGCCCTGCTGGGGCAGTCCGGGGTACTGGGGGCGCTGCAAGGGCTGAAGACGGATTCGTCCTCGGCTTCGCTCTTCGGAATCGAGGATAGCGGGCAGCGCATCCTGATCCTATTCGATAACAGTGCGACGGTTTGGAACAAGGCGGCTGCGGTGGGTGTGAGCACGGATGTCTTCGTTCGGGAGTTGTCGGGTTTGATTGACGGGTTGAATGCCAACACCCTGTTCGGGATTGTTCCCTTTGCCCGGAAAGTGGGTACCTTCAGGGATTATCTGATCGCCGCCGGAGCCCGTAACAAGCAGAACGCCAAGCAGTGGGTGGCGGGAAATGTCCGCTCCAGCCGAAAGTCCACGGAGCTTCCATTTCAGGTCGATGGTATTGAGGGCGCGCTGACGGTCGCCTTCCAGATGGAGCCGGACGTGATCTTCATCGTGGCGGACGGCGATTTCCAGCGTAATGCATCGGCCGCGGTGCGTGGCGGCGATGTGCCCTGGGAGGATGTGGAGCGAACGCTCCGTCACTTGACCCGCGAATATGGGATTGAGCCGCGCATCCATTTTGTCGGCTTTCAAGTGGAGCCGGAGGCCGCCGAGGCGATCGGGAAGATCACACGCCGCTATAAGGGACAGTTTTCAAGTCTGTCTTCGGGCTGAGTTGGAGCCTTCAGCCGCCTTGGGGAGGTTGGCTGGCGCGTCCGGTAAAGTAGTCCTTGTATTCGCTGAGGTTGTTATCGATGGCATCGGCCACGACTATCGAGGCGGCAAAGAACATGATGATTGCATTGGAGGCCGCATCACTTTCCTCGATTGCCTTGATGCGCTGGGAAAAGGCCTGGTTCAGCCCTTCGAGGGTTTCATAGAAGCATTTCAATCCCTGGAGGTCCCAATCCGGGCTGCCCCCTTCCTTG of Coraliomargarita parva contains these proteins:
- the larB gene encoding nickel pincer cofactor biosynthesis protein LarB, with amino-acid sequence MSPEEILKAVRDGQLTVEAAAEALRRGRFADLGHSRVDLDRARRKGTSEVVFGEGKTAEQVASIARTLLDHQQNVLVTRLSREKAEPLLQAFPHSEYHELSRIFMIRPYPLEAVESRIAVACAGTSDFPVAEEARLTAEFFGNSVDTLYDAGVAGLHRLMADLDVLLEAKVVIVVAGMEGALPSVVGGLVQAPVIAVPTSVGYGASFGGVAALLGMLNSCASGVSVVNIDNGFGAGYLANTINRL
- the larC gene encoding nickel pincer cofactor biosynthesis protein LarC, producing MRLLYYNCVAGICGDMNLGAMLDLGVNPQDLVRELERLPLEGWQLHSEQDVRSGISGTRCDVILESDAVERQQPHSHDHHSHVPTHAHEHSNGEHGHGAHGHQHAAHRTFREIREMIEGSGLHPKVKADAIAIFQSLAEAEGAVHNKPADAVHFHEVGAVDSILDIVGAAVCWHLLEVDAIASSAVELGGGTVQCAHGRMPVPAPATARLLEGVPVRVNGTNKEATTPTGAAILMGKQCRFETVLSGRQLKAGTGIGQRKDPNLPNVLHVALLDVAAASPLADSQVWEVAVNLDDMMPEHVAFLCEQLLDAGALDVWQTAATFKKGRLGVVVSALAGEGALPAVEAAFMKHSRSLGLRRCKWERVTLPRSIETVDTTLGPVRLKIARDAEGRICRRKPEYEDCKALALKHDMSLREVQRIIEEVLALGPDRK